A single region of the Lysinibacillus sp. FSL W8-0992 genome encodes:
- a CDS encoding YopX family protein, translated as MREIKFRAWEKNLKEIIHVNDINFKNNQINTNGPWRTFNEIELMQYTGLKDANGVEIFEGDILRAPLEGARNFAVRYDDSKCKFISVTVIEDGVEWFMDVSRRHHVIGNIYENPELLGGASE; from the coding sequence ATGAGAGAGATTAAGTTTAGAGCTTGGGAAAAAAATTTAAAAGAAATTATCCATGTAAATGACATTAACTTTAAAAATAATCAAATCAACACAAATGGTCCTTGGCGAACATTCAATGAGATTGAATTAATGCAATACACAGGCTTAAAGGACGCAAATGGTGTTGAGATTTTTGAAGGTGATATCTTACGGGCTCCACTCGAAGGCGCTAGAAACTTTGCAGTTAGATACGACGACTCAAAATGCAAATTTATTTCTGTAACGGTTATTGAAGATGGGGTGGAATGGTTTATGGATGTAAGTCGTAGGCATCATGTAATCGGCAACATTTACGAAAATCCTGAATTGCTAGGTGGTGCTAGTGAATGA